Proteins co-encoded in one Bacillus sp. FSL H8-0547 genomic window:
- a CDS encoding TerD family protein: protein MLVQRGQKADVTKGKQIDRLTVRLGFRSASPDMEIDGAAFLLGENGTCGQDEDFIFYGQHLSRNGAVEHSAGSGGSQEEVKISLSSLPGDVRKIAFTLTIHEGAERGHHFRDVSGIYLQVADASGAELIRFECGEELSHETAIVAGELYAHNGEWKFSAIGSGFHNGLEGLCANFGIEVKDEPQGEAAAAIEEPPVKEPEPVQPLKISLEKKQTVSIKKSARVTTVLKWDSKKDLDLYCFYVLKNGESGKVYYKELGKANQAPFITLDGDSKIAGSETIIIHKPEELRYALFAAYSAISNGFGSFKSMKARAVVDNHQGQVVTAPLFHKNWFSYWVAIAHLDFTDPASMSVSHVETYSKGGSERSPMLYPDGTFKMDEGPIEFKRN from the coding sequence GTGCTGGTACAAAGGGGACAAAAAGCGGATGTCACGAAAGGAAAACAGATTGACCGTCTGACGGTCAGGCTGGGCTTTCGATCAGCAAGTCCGGATATGGAAATTGACGGAGCGGCTTTTCTGCTGGGAGAAAACGGAACATGCGGACAAGATGAGGATTTTATTTTTTACGGACAGCATCTCAGCAGAAACGGAGCAGTGGAGCACTCTGCAGGAAGCGGAGGGAGTCAGGAAGAAGTGAAGATCTCCCTCTCCTCTCTCCCAGGTGATGTCCGGAAAATCGCGTTTACACTGACCATTCACGAAGGGGCTGAACGCGGCCATCATTTCAGGGATGTGAGCGGTATCTATCTTCAGGTTGCAGACGCCTCCGGTGCCGAGCTTATCCGGTTTGAATGCGGAGAAGAGCTTTCGCATGAAACGGCGATTGTGGCAGGCGAGCTTTATGCCCATAACGGAGAGTGGAAATTCAGCGCCATCGGCAGCGGCTTTCACAATGGCCTTGAAGGATTGTGCGCAAACTTCGGCATTGAGGTAAAAGACGAGCCGCAGGGAGAAGCAGCAGCCGCCATAGAGGAACCGCCGGTTAAAGAGCCCGAACCCGTCCAGCCCCTTAAAATTAGCCTTGAAAAAAAGCAGACCGTTTCCATCAAAAAATCAGCAAGAGTTACAACGGTCCTAAAATGGGACAGCAAAAAAGACCTCGACCTCTACTGCTTTTACGTCCTGAAAAACGGTGAGTCCGGAAAAGTCTACTATAAGGAACTCGGCAAAGCGAACCAGGCACCTTTCATCACACTTGACGGCGATTCGAAAATAGCAGGCAGTGAAACAATCATCATTCATAAACCTGAAGAGCTGCGCTACGCCCTTTTTGCCGCCTACAGCGCTATCTCAAACGGATTCGGCAGCTTCAAATCCATGAAAGCGCGGGCGGTCGTAGACAACCACCAGGGCCAGGTCGTCACAGCCCCTCTCTTTCACAAAAACTGGTTCTCCTACTGGGTCGCCATTGCCCACTTGGATTTCACCGATCCTGCCAGTATGAGCGTCAGCCATGTTGAAACCTATTCAAAAGGCGGATCCGAACGGTCCCCCATGCTTTATCCGGACGGCACCTTTAAAATGGACGAAGGCCCAATCGAATTCAAACGAAACTAA
- a CDS encoding DUF6792 domain-containing protein yields the protein MQNEEVLNSDILRARLAQLEYGGSNTFNIDEVRKIIIEETGAAPPQNIRIFYSDNMEEFDDLKKEGKDSGFDGTAIHFYDAEKGINQTYIITRGSENAEKLKKEESGSPLDWIYNSLGIYAGKETNQYRDAKLFSNIINEEVKKFESNQNQIVVENKIYGIGHSLGGNLIQMLGILTGSYERVYAINDAPPSAYQLAAIDVPFKDKLFLNFNLNPNSFDQIYTIPPKDLKAFAETYYKEQGKNIHHLTNEEDMLFAASELRGFLDLGSRTMLDSNPHFESIRERIANLSDEDLYEMQKFLVKYAPAYKAGGYDGLIKAMTGIDLVLVQDLKSEWEGFNITDNPVDTLDSAWETVKKFDEMAVSLRDFIEQLPVLAENIPIILSIFTDLTSEEISIIEGELAGMENDVIEIRSMITDLMSMSTMEELLTLNPFTFYENIKDMTERFEAIYSKINGLMDRFDKIFAAIDRAKLDFGAAVEGHSLQQVSNALAKKGRRYEGGNLILYKTGADGKKIEVNLSSSVRIYQRGMDSYEAREESLKRYQAAYDAAFLDDFDMRKRHLLNQIQDMETNPRAFRSMFNLEDAEISSIQVHEHIPPLPSAFADRMEEAVHHFQYQFDKGRRLVTSIKTSIEKMFNEEKDIAAIFELR from the coding sequence ATGCAAAATGAAGAAGTTCTAAACAGTGATATACTCCGCGCAAGGTTAGCACAATTAGAATATGGCGGTAGCAATACATTTAATATAGATGAAGTAAGGAAAATAATCATTGAAGAAACTGGAGCTGCGCCTCCTCAAAATATTCGAATATTTTATTCAGATAACATGGAGGAGTTTGATGATTTAAAAAAGGAAGGTAAAGATTCAGGATTCGACGGTACAGCAATACATTTTTATGATGCTGAAAAAGGTATTAATCAAACTTATATTATTACTAGAGGTAGCGAAAACGCCGAGAAATTAAAAAAAGAAGAAAGCGGCAGCCCTTTAGATTGGATTTATAATTCCTTGGGTATCTATGCTGGTAAAGAAACGAACCAATATAGAGATGCAAAGTTATTCTCTAACATAATAAATGAAGAAGTGAAAAAGTTTGAATCAAACCAGAATCAAATTGTTGTTGAAAATAAAATATACGGTATTGGGCATTCTTTGGGAGGAAATTTAATACAAATGCTCGGTATTCTAACAGGATCTTATGAAAGGGTCTATGCAATAAATGATGCTCCTCCCAGTGCGTATCAGTTAGCTGCTATTGATGTTCCCTTTAAAGATAAATTGTTTTTAAACTTCAATTTAAATCCAAACTCTTTCGACCAAATCTACACCATCCCCCCAAAAGACCTGAAAGCCTTCGCCGAAACTTACTACAAAGAACAAGGCAAGAACATCCACCACCTCACGAATGAGGAGGATATGCTCTTTGCTGCTTCTGAGCTGCGCGGATTTTTGGATTTGGGAAGCCGGACGATGCTGGATTCGAATCCTCATTTTGAGAGTATTAGAGAGCGGATTGCGAATCTCTCGGATGAGGATTTGTATGAGATGCAGAAGTTTCTTGTGAAGTACGCCCCTGCGTACAAGGCAGGCGGCTACGACGGACTGATTAAGGCGATGACGGGAATTGATCTTGTCTTGGTGCAGGATTTGAAGAGTGAGTGGGAGGGCTTCAACATCACGGATAATCCTGTTGATACGCTGGATTCTGCCTGGGAGACGGTGAAGAAGTTTGATGAGATGGCTGTGAGTTTAAGGGATTTCATTGAACAGCTGCCTGTGCTTGCTGAAAACATACCGATTATCCTCAGCATTTTCACGGATTTAACGAGTGAAGAAATATCGATTATTGAGGGTGAGCTCGCAGGCATGGAGAATGATGTGATTGAAATCCGTTCGATGATAACAGATCTGATGAGCATGAGCACGATGGAGGAGCTGCTTACTCTTAATCCCTTTACCTTCTATGAAAATATCAAGGATATGACTGAACGGTTTGAAGCAATCTATTCAAAGATCAATGGGTTAATGGACAGGTTCGACAAGATCTTTGCTGCCATTGACAGAGCGAAGCTTGATTTCGGGGCAGCTGTCGAGGGCCACAGCCTGCAGCAGGTGTCAAACGCGCTTGCGAAAAAAGGAAGGCGCTATGAAGGCGGAAATCTTATTCTTTATAAGACGGGTGCAGACGGAAAGAAAATTGAAGTGAACCTTTCCTCTTCAGTACGGATTTATCAGAGGGGGATGGACAGCTATGAAGCCCGGGAAGAATCACTTAAGCGATATCAGGCTGCCTATGATGCAGCATTCCTTGATGATTTTGACATGAGAAAAAGGCATCTGCTGAATCAGATTCAGGATATGGAGACAAACCCCCGCGCTTTCAGGAGTATGTTTAACCTCGAGGATGCCGAGATCAGCAGCATTCAGGTGCATGAGCACATCCCGCCTCTCCCCTCTGCATTTGCTGACCGTATGGAGGAAGCTGTACATCATTTTCAGTATCAGTTTGATAAAGGAAGAAGGCTTGTGACTTCCATTAAAACCTCGATTGAAAAAATGTTTAATGAAGAAAAGGACATTGCCGCCATTTTTGAGCTGAGATAG
- a CDS encoding WXG100 family type VII secretion target yields the protein MSGIIRVTPAELVDMSKRYSNEGGELGLMIGRLDSMIGQLQAMWEGEASNAFRDQYEELKPSFVQMQNLVEDISRQLDKTAHALQEADANIAGQIRG from the coding sequence ATGTCAGGTATTATTCGCGTAACACCAGCAGAACTTGTCGATATGTCAAAACGCTACAGCAATGAAGGTGGAGAACTTGGTCTAATGATCGGCCGTCTTGACAGCATGATCGGTCAGCTTCAGGCTATGTGGGAAGGGGAAGCGAGCAACGCTTTCAGAGACCAGTACGAGGAGCTTAAGCCTTCTTTCGTGCAAATGCAGAATCTTGTAGAAGATATCTCAAGACAATTGGACAAAACAGCACACGCTCTTCAAGAAGCGGATGCAAACATTGCTGGCCAAATCCGCGGCTAA
- a CDS encoding EsaB/YukD family protein — protein sequence MYIEVTIDLKHYTGETFDLRLSNYHSVKKAVDIVWQAKCISDPPREGYWVRVPNKQIVLSGNHKLVECGITTGDRFEIL from the coding sequence ATGTATATAGAAGTGACGATAGATTTGAAGCATTATACAGGAGAAACATTTGATCTGAGGCTGTCGAACTATCACTCTGTGAAAAAAGCAGTGGATATTGTGTGGCAGGCAAAATGCATTTCTGACCCACCTCGAGAAGGGTACTGGGTGCGCGTTCCCAATAAGCAAATTGTCCTATCAGGCAACCATAAGCTTGTAGAATGCGGAATTACAACAGGAGACCGATTTGAAATCCTATGA
- the essB gene encoding type VII secretion protein EssB: MSEKKPAYLEQQLDAVIEKEKDGYTFVFQTEKVKLDHVSEIEMIKEMDPSIKRDVTLAEDELRVHVQPPRTYLGFSSLNKKDERSKWNFSYQLVKKVKNHSLSRIHLIVCPENLLFDQSFTPYFLHYGVMESIPPYEQDGGQLFREVKACAAAAVDSKYSFEQYLKFNETLDVPPVPKEILSADTYEQLLELIEKNMKEIDRRNAALVTIPQKKWKMTRYVALGFLILLVPALAYTAYSLFSLNPKQEAFVASNEHYLGNNFSEVVSTLEGYSIDEMPLVVKYQLASSYVVNESLTEDQKEMLKNRVTLQSDPQYLEYWIHVGRGEAKEALDLARNLEERDLIIFGLIKYEEQIKADSELDSEEKQQQLEKIRAEIEQYEEEQEAQKKEEEARLEEEQQAQEQVEQQKEEEEKQAAQEAKAKEEAAKAKAPAEKPAAPAGSGSN; the protein is encoded by the coding sequence ATGTCAGAAAAAAAACCGGCATATTTGGAGCAGCAGCTTGATGCTGTCATCGAAAAAGAGAAAGACGGCTATACATTCGTCTTTCAAACAGAAAAAGTAAAGCTTGATCATGTATCAGAGATTGAAATGATCAAAGAAATGGACCCGTCTATTAAGCGTGATGTAACACTGGCTGAAGATGAATTGAGGGTTCATGTTCAGCCGCCTAGAACTTATTTGGGTTTTTCCAGTTTAAATAAAAAAGATGAACGAAGCAAGTGGAATTTTTCCTATCAGCTGGTAAAAAAGGTAAAAAATCACTCGCTTTCACGCATACATCTTATTGTTTGTCCCGAGAATCTTCTTTTTGACCAGAGCTTTACCCCTTACTTTCTCCACTATGGCGTGATGGAGAGCATCCCCCCTTATGAACAGGACGGCGGCCAGCTGTTCCGGGAGGTAAAAGCCTGTGCGGCGGCTGCAGTGGATTCGAAATATTCGTTCGAGCAGTATTTGAAATTCAACGAGACGCTCGATGTTCCGCCTGTTCCGAAAGAGATTCTATCAGCAGATACATATGAACAGCTCCTTGAGCTTATTGAAAAAAACATGAAGGAAATAGATAGACGGAATGCAGCGCTTGTAACCATTCCCCAGAAAAAATGGAAGATGACGCGGTATGTTGCGCTGGGCTTTTTGATCCTGCTTGTACCGGCCCTTGCTTATACAGCTTATTCCCTTTTTTCCCTGAATCCTAAACAGGAAGCGTTTGTCGCGAGCAATGAACATTACTTGGGCAACAACTTCAGTGAGGTTGTCAGCACGCTCGAAGGCTACAGCATTGATGAGATGCCCCTTGTCGTAAAATATCAGCTTGCATCCTCCTACGTTGTGAACGAGTCACTTACAGAGGACCAGAAAGAAATGCTGAAAAACCGGGTGACGCTGCAGTCTGATCCGCAGTACCTTGAGTACTGGATTCATGTCGGCAGAGGTGAAGCGAAAGAAGCCCTTGACCTTGCGAGAAACCTTGAAGAACGAGATTTAATCATTTTCGGTCTGATCAAATATGAAGAGCAAATTAAAGCTGACAGTGAACTGGACAGCGAGGAAAAACAGCAGCAGCTTGAAAAAATCCGTGCTGAAATTGAGCAGTACGAAGAAGAGCAGGAAGCTCAAAAGAAAGAAGAAGAAGCAAGGCTTGAAGAAGAACAGCAGGCACAGGAACAGGTAGAGCAGCAGAAGGAAGAAGAAGAAAAGCAGGCTGCACAAGAGGCAAAAGCCAAAGAGGAAGCTGCAAAAGCGAAGGCACCTGCAGAAAAGCCTGCCGCTCCTGCAGGTTCAGGCTCTAACTGA
- the essC gene encoding type VII secretion protein EssC — protein MSTLWVFHGDSYQQLQLNDESFRPVTIGPDIQHTLTVRNFPFSSGPLKLVKPDNGSGLSILQEDREIGATLPDEPVVFEDNGEKLTVFFTAAEEVSETRFIGSKKEVTFSSVSRDAHIFKESQSAALGKNQLSLLRTNGSWKVEPGDETVYLNGRKIDSITPLETGDLLFWPFMTVRLLEEDLLQVTSFEGFQSSLPKTEKPRSEMSKKYPIYRRTPRMIYELPKEKVNLTFPSQESDDHSRSLWLIILPPLVMMIAMGIVALVAPRGIFIIISMVMFVMTLITSTAQYFRDKSTTKRRQERRLRVYTQYLEAKRRELQEVSEKQRQVLSFHFPSFEQMKYMTHQLSDRIWERTPESTDFLELRIGTGTVKSSYEISLSSNDMANREVDDLLEQSQQMEKVYKEVRDVPVSVDLSQGAMGLIGKEAVIKKELHQLIGQLAFSQSYHDVRFVFIFNEKEYKTWEWMKWLPHFQLPHAYAKGMIYNEQTRDQLLTSIYEILRERDLEEKNEKTRFAPHLIFVITNQQLISDHVILEYLEGEFSHLGISVIFAAEAKESLSDNIHTLVRYVNDQEGDILIQEKKAASIPFRLDSHEREGNESFARMLRTLDHQIGMTNSIPKSVSFLEMVNVKEVDELPIEQNWLTRESAKSLAVPVGLKGKEDVVELNLHEKAHGPHGLLAGTTGSGKSEFLQTYILSLAVHFHPHEVAFLLIDYKGGGMAQPFKNMPHLLGTITNIEGSKNFSARALASIKSELKRRQRLFDQYQVNHINDYTTLYKRNQAEEPLPHLFLISDEFAELKSEEPDFIRELVSAARIGRSLGVHLILATQKPGGVIDDQIWSNARFRVALKVQDASDSKEILKNADAASITITGRGYLQVGNNEVYELFQSAWSGAPYLEETSESEDEVAIVTDLGLQPLSNLQSAEQSKKDSESEIEVIVDKIEALQHQMGIKKLRSPWLPPLEARISRHQYGAEDQHEIFIGLVDEPEKQSQTPVAYQLMDDGNVAIFGSSGYGKSHTVMLLLMSIASKLSPEEAHFYVIDYGNGTLLPLRQLPHTADYFQLDQELKIDKFMRIVRDEISRRKQLFQQQEVSSIKMYNSLSSHKLPLMYITIDNFDLVKEEMQELEAQLIQFARDGQSLGIYMIFTATRVQSMRQSLMNSMKTKILHYLMDTTETYMAVGKLPFAPEPVPGRAIIKKESVFFSQMFLPADGRDDYELLDAIKEDISMLKEKYSGAKLPRPIPMLPAELSMVNFTQFTDGSQKTGVIPIGLDEEHVQPVSINLAKTKHCVIIGQTQKGKTNVLKVVLNTALLQATDSIGVFDSIDRGLSSYASEEKISYIDTKEQITAWLDASEELFKERESTYLTAIQQGVVNNLAFSPVMLVVDGYARFQQSLDSMLQERLSRFMKNYSHLGFNVIISGNNNELTKGFDSFTTEIKQIRQALILMKKSEQTLYTLPYSRKESEIHPGFGYYVENGKETKIQIPLCAIERKIYT, from the coding sequence ATGAGTACGTTATGGGTTTTTCACGGGGATTCCTATCAGCAGCTTCAGCTGAACGATGAATCATTCAGGCCGGTTACCATCGGTCCTGATATCCAGCATACATTGACGGTGAGAAATTTTCCGTTTTCATCCGGCCCGCTTAAGCTTGTAAAGCCGGACAACGGAAGCGGTCTGTCCATTCTCCAGGAAGACCGGGAAATTGGCGCGACATTACCGGATGAACCGGTTGTTTTTGAAGATAACGGAGAAAAGCTGACGGTGTTTTTCACAGCAGCAGAAGAAGTTTCAGAGACAAGATTCATAGGTTCAAAGAAAGAGGTTACGTTTTCGTCAGTAAGCAGGGACGCTCACATTTTCAAAGAAAGTCAGTCAGCGGCACTCGGAAAAAACCAGCTGAGCCTGCTCCGGACAAACGGCAGCTGGAAGGTCGAGCCGGGTGATGAAACGGTTTACTTGAACGGCCGGAAAATCGACAGCATCACGCCGCTTGAGACAGGTGACCTTCTCTTCTGGCCGTTTATGACGGTGCGTCTTCTGGAGGAGGACCTTCTTCAAGTGACAAGCTTTGAAGGCTTTCAGTCTTCCCTTCCGAAAACGGAAAAACCGCGCTCTGAAATGAGCAAAAAATATCCAATATACCGCAGGACGCCGCGGATGATCTATGAATTGCCGAAGGAAAAGGTCAATCTCACCTTCCCTTCCCAGGAGAGCGATGATCACTCACGCAGCCTGTGGCTGATTATCCTTCCGCCTCTTGTCATGATGATTGCAATGGGCATTGTGGCGCTGGTTGCGCCGCGGGGGATTTTCATCATCATTTCGATGGTGATGTTCGTGATGACCCTGATCACATCAACCGCGCAGTATTTCAGAGATAAAAGCACGACGAAAAGACGTCAGGAACGCAGACTTCGCGTTTACACACAATATTTAGAGGCTAAGCGCCGCGAGCTTCAGGAAGTATCGGAAAAGCAGCGCCAGGTTCTCTCGTTTCATTTTCCGTCGTTTGAGCAGATGAAGTACATGACCCATCAGCTTTCCGACAGAATTTGGGAGCGGACGCCTGAGAGCACGGACTTTTTGGAGCTCCGTATCGGTACTGGAACGGTTAAATCCAGCTATGAAATCTCACTCAGCTCAAACGATATGGCTAACCGTGAAGTAGATGATCTGCTTGAACAGTCCCAGCAAATGGAGAAGGTTTACAAAGAGGTGCGCGACGTGCCTGTAAGTGTGGATCTTTCACAGGGAGCGATGGGGCTGATCGGGAAGGAAGCCGTTATTAAAAAGGAGCTTCACCAGCTGATCGGACAGCTCGCTTTTTCCCAGAGCTACCATGATGTCCGCTTCGTCTTTATATTCAACGAAAAAGAATACAAAACATGGGAATGGATGAAATGGCTCCCGCATTTTCAGCTGCCTCATGCCTATGCCAAGGGCATGATCTACAACGAACAGACAAGGGATCAGCTGCTCACATCCATTTATGAAATTCTGAGAGAGCGCGATCTGGAAGAAAAAAATGAGAAAACGAGATTTGCCCCGCACCTGATTTTCGTCATCACCAATCAGCAGCTTATCTCAGACCATGTCATTCTGGAATATCTTGAGGGTGAATTCTCTCATCTAGGGATTTCGGTTATTTTTGCGGCTGAGGCGAAAGAAAGTCTTTCAGACAACATTCACACGCTTGTCCGCTATGTGAACGACCAGGAAGGCGATATTCTCATTCAGGAGAAAAAAGCGGCCTCCATTCCGTTCAGGCTCGATTCGCATGAACGGGAAGGCAATGAATCTTTTGCTAGGATGCTGAGAACGCTGGATCACCAGATCGGCATGACAAATTCCATTCCGAAAAGCGTGTCCTTCCTTGAGATGGTGAATGTCAAAGAAGTGGACGAGCTTCCGATTGAGCAGAACTGGCTGACGAGGGAATCAGCAAAGTCCCTGGCTGTTCCGGTAGGACTTAAAGGGAAGGAAGATGTCGTAGAACTGAACCTTCATGAAAAGGCCCATGGACCGCACGGACTGCTTGCGGGAACGACCGGTTCAGGGAAAAGTGAATTCCTTCAGACCTACATCCTGTCTCTTGCGGTTCATTTCCATCCGCATGAAGTGGCATTTCTGCTTATTGACTATAAAGGCGGCGGAATGGCCCAGCCATTTAAAAATATGCCTCATCTGCTCGGAACGATTACAAATATAGAAGGCAGCAAAAATTTCAGCGCGCGTGCTCTTGCTTCCATCAAGAGCGAGCTGAAGCGCCGCCAGAGGCTGTTTGATCAGTATCAGGTCAATCACATCAACGACTACACGACGCTTTACAAGCGTAATCAGGCGGAAGAGCCGCTGCCGCATTTATTTTTGATCTCAGACGAATTCGCCGAGCTGAAAAGCGAAGAGCCTGATTTTATCCGCGAGCTTGTCAGTGCAGCCCGCATCGGCCGGAGCCTCGGTGTCCATCTGATTCTCGCAACCCAAAAACCGGGCGGGGTCATTGATGATCAAATCTGGAGCAACGCAAGATTCCGCGTGGCGCTGAAAGTTCAAGATGCAAGCGACAGTAAAGAGATATTGAAAAATGCAGATGCAGCCTCCATTACGATTACAGGCCGCGGCTATTTGCAGGTCGGAAACAACGAAGTGTACGAGCTGTTCCAGTCTGCATGGTCAGGAGCGCCTTATCTCGAGGAAACATCAGAATCAGAGGATGAGGTGGCAATCGTAACGGATTTAGGTCTTCAGCCGCTATCAAACCTCCAGTCTGCTGAACAAAGCAAGAAGGACTCTGAGTCTGAAATTGAAGTGATCGTCGATAAAATTGAGGCGCTGCAGCATCAAATGGGCATCAAAAAGCTCAGAAGCCCGTGGCTGCCTCCACTCGAAGCAAGAATCTCGCGCCATCAGTACGGCGCAGAGGATCAGCATGAAATCTTCATCGGGCTTGTGGATGAGCCTGAAAAGCAAAGTCAGACACCGGTTGCGTATCAGCTGATGGACGACGGCAACGTGGCCATTTTTGGTTCATCGGGCTACGGAAAATCCCACACCGTGATGCTTCTTCTAATGAGCATTGCATCAAAGCTGAGTCCTGAAGAAGCACACTTCTATGTGATTGACTACGGCAATGGAACGCTTCTGCCGCTGAGACAGCTGCCGCATACGGCCGACTATTTCCAGCTTGATCAGGAGCTGAAAATCGATAAGTTCATGCGGATCGTGCGCGATGAGATTTCGCGCAGAAAGCAGCTGTTCCAGCAGCAGGAAGTCAGCAGCATCAAGATGTACAACTCCCTGAGCAGTCATAAACTGCCTCTTATGTACATCACCATTGATAATTTTGATCTGGTCAAGGAAGAAATGCAGGAGCTCGAGGCGCAGCTGATCCAGTTTGCGCGTGACGGCCAGTCACTCGGCATTTATATGATCTTCACGGCTACGAGAGTTCAATCGATGCGCCAGTCGCTGATGAACAGCATGAAGACCAAAATTCTGCACTACCTGATGGATACGACCGAAACCTATATGGCAGTGGGCAAACTTCCATTTGCGCCTGAACCGGTTCCGGGCAGGGCCATCATCAAAAAAGAATCGGTGTTCTTCTCTCAAATGTTCCTTCCTGCTGACGGCAGGGATGATTACGAGCTTCTCGATGCCATCAAGGAAGACATCAGCATGCTGAAAGAGAAATACAGCGGAGCGAAACTTCCGCGTCCGATTCCTATGCTTCCTGCAGAGCTTTCCATGGTCAATTTCACTCAATTTACAGACGGCTCTCAAAAAACAGGAGTCATTCCAATAGGACTGGACGAGGAGCATGTCCAGCCTGTCAGCATCAATCTGGCCAAAACGAAGCACTGCGTCATAATTGGCCAGACACAAAAAGGCAAAACGAATGTCCTCAAGGTTGTGCTTAATACGGCGCTTCTTCAGGCAACAGATTCAATCGGGGTGTTTGATTCGATTGACCGCGGGCTCTCGAGCTATGCCTCTGAGGAAAAAATATCCTACATTGATACAAAAGAGCAGATTACAGCATGGCTGGATGCTTCAGAAGAGCTTTTCAAAGAAAGAGAAAGCACTTATTTGACCGCAATCCAGCAGGGCGTGGTAAACAATCTGGCCTTCTCGCCTGTGATGCTCGTTGTCGACGGATATGCAAGATTCCAGCAGTCGCTTGACAGCATGCTTCAGGAAAGACTGTCCCGTTTTATGAAAAACTACAGCCATCTTGGATTTAACGTCATTATTTCCGGCAACAACAATGAACTGACAAAAGGATTTGATTCCTTTACGACGGAAATCAAGCAAATCAGACAGGCTCTGATCCTGATGAAAAAATCAGAGCAAACGCTGTATACTCTGCCATACAGCAGAAAAGAAAGCGAAATTCACCCTGGATTTGGATACTATGTGGAAAATGGCAAAGAAACGAAGATTCAAATTCCTCTTTGCGCCATTGAAAGGAAGATCTACACATGA